A window of Terriglobales bacterium genomic DNA:
ATGAGCGCATATTTCATTTGCGGATCGATGCCTGACTTCGGACCCCCACCAAACACCGGCTGAGGATGCTGCGTCCGAAACCAGCGGATCGCCATGAACACAAATATCGCATTGAGTGCGCCAAACACACCAAACACAGCCGCCAGCACCGGATTCGGTCCACCTACGGAAAACTTCCTGAGCATCAGATAGCCGACGTAGATCAGCCAGAGCACGAGCGTGCTGGTGAGGCGCGCGTCCCATGCCCACCAGATCCCCCACACCGGCCGAGCCCACAACGGGCCGGTCAAAAGCACAACTGTGCAGAACACCACTCCAACTTCGGCCGTCGAAACCGCCACCGCGTCCGCCTGCGGGCTTCGCCGCGCCAGAAACCACAACGACGCTGCGAAATTCGCCAGAAAGCACAGCAGCGCGGTCCACGCCGAAGGCACGTGGTAATAGAAGATGCGCTGCACATTGCCCATCGTGGCTTCCGTGGGCGCGGCTACCAGCGCCTGGTAAAGTCCATACGAAAGCAGCAAGAGCGTGATCAGGGCGAAGATGGTGAATGCCGGTTTCATTCCGCCTGCAAAATCGTATCGAAGAGCAACAATCCGAGGATCGTGAAGACTATATCGTAAACCAGCAGGAAGACGAGCGAGAGCCGCGGCGAGGCTTCTCCCGTCAACGTAGCAGTCGTGGCGCTCACCATCGCCAGTAGCGCTGGAATCGATATCGGAAACAGGATCAGCGGCAGCATAACTTCGCGGCTGCGGGTGCGCATCGACATCGCCCCAAAAAATGTCCCATTCACCACCAGCGCCCAATTCCCCAGGGCGGAAACGAGCACCAATTCGTGCACCGGTCGCACGCTGCGCAGGTTGTAAAACACCACGAACATCGGTGTCATCAGCAATTCCAGCACGGTCACAAACAGAAAATTGCCGATCACCTTCGCCAGGAACAGAGACTCAGCAGGCGCCGGCGATACTCGATACGCGTCCAATGCCTGGTTTCGCAGCTCGCGCGCCCACGTCTGATTCAATGCCACCACCGCCGCAAAAAGCAGTGCCACCCAGATCAGACCGCCAGCAATCTGTCGCGATTCCTCCGCTGACAAATCAAATGAGAAGCTGAAAATCACTACCACCAGCAGCGCAAAGAACAGCATGGCGTTGACTGCGTCTTTGGAGCGCCACTCCAGGCGGAGGTCTTTGGTTAACGTGACGCGGAGAACGGCGATCAATGCGCTCATAATTGTGTCAGTGGCAGCCCAGCCATTGCGCCGCGGCCTCGTGTGTCCTGGGCAACAATCCTTCCCGCCGACATGGAAATCCATTCGTCAGCCGAGCTCTCCAGCAGAGCCGCCTGGTGCGTCACCAGAATAATTGTCGCTCCCGAGTCGCGCCTCTGCTCAAGCAGGCGGATCATCTCCTGCGAGGATTCGCTGTCCACATTCGAGAAGGGCTCATCCAGCAGCATGAGCTGAGGGTTGTTCAGAATAGCTCGCGCCAGCGAGAGACGCTGCCGCATCCCCTGCGAATACTGCCCTACGCGGCGGTTCAGCTGCGGATCCAAACCCACCGTCCGCATCGCCTGCTCGCACGC
This region includes:
- the ccmA gene encoding heme ABC exporter ATP-binding protein CcmA, with amino-acid sequence MAVTSPPELPNTVVLENVSKLYGRFAALRSVSARFAARHLYVVLGENGAGKSTLLRVIAGLIEPSHGNVTVLGSTSLHDVNGRMGYMAHAPMLYDELSGMENLQYFARLYGVGEAACEQAMRTVGLDPQLNRRVGQYSQGMRQRLSLARAILNNPQLMLLDEPFSNVDSESSQEMIRLLEQRRDSGATIILVTHQAALLESSADEWISMSAGRIVAQDTRGRGAMAGLPLTQL
- a CDS encoding heme exporter protein CcmB, which produces MSALIAVLRVTLTKDLRLEWRSKDAVNAMLFFALLVVVIFSFSFDLSAEESRQIAGGLIWVALLFAAVVALNQTWARELRNQALDAYRVSPAPAESLFLAKVIGNFLFVTVLELLMTPMFVVFYNLRSVRPVHELVLVSALGNWALVVNGTFFGAMSMRTRSREVMLPLILFPISIPALLAMVSATTATLTGEASPRLSLVFLLVYDIVFTILGLLLFDTILQAE
- a CDS encoding cytochrome c biogenesis protein encodes the protein MKPAFTIFALITLLLLSYGLYQALVAAPTEATMGNVQRIFYYHVPSAWTALLCFLANFAASLWFLARRSPQADAVAVSTAEVGVVFCTVVLLTGPLWARPVWGIWWAWDARLTSTLVLWLIYVGYLMLRKFSVGGPNPVLAAVFGVFGALNAIFVFMAIRWFRTQHPQPVFGGGPKSGIDPQMKYALMVNWVAFLALAGLLIWLRYTLERVRQRVEEAHAMKSLVEPEVRIRR